The DNA sequence CCCAGCATGGACAGGATGACCGACAGCAGCCAGGAGCTCACCCAGGTGAGGGCGGCGCCGACGATGAGCGCCGCACCGAAGATCGTCGCGGCGACGAGGTCGCGTGCCTTCAGCAGGACGTAGCTGCGCCGGTCCGGCGGCAGCCCGAACATGTCGCGCACTCCGCGGCGCGAGTACGTCACCCAGCCGATCGCGGTCCAGATGACCGTGATGAGGGCGATCAGGCCCGTCACCCCCAGCACGCCGGTGGTCTGCGAGACGATGTCCTGCACCTGCTCGGGCGTGATGACGCCACTGGCGCTGATGAGATTCGGCACGTAGTTGTTGATCACGCCGATCATGGCGTTCACGGCGTCCTCGTTGCCGCCGAGCCAGATCCCGGTGATCGCGAACGCGACGTACACGGCGGCGAAGATCGCGAACAGCGCCTGGTAGCTGATGCCGGCGCCGAGCAGGAAGCCGTTGTTGATCAGGAAATGCCGCCACACTCGCACGGGGAACCAGGAGAGCGTCGCCTGCGTCAGCTTCGTCGCGGTCTGCAGGGGCTCATCGAACCGTTCGCGGAATGACTCCTGCGTCGCCTCCCAGCGCTCGCGGAGCGTCTCCTCCTCGCGGGCCGCATGCTTGGCGGCCGCCCGCGGGTCACGCACCTCGGTGTCCGCGCGCTCGTGACTCACGCTCTCAGATTACCGATCCGTCTCATCGATCGACGGATGCCGCATCCCGGCCCGCCCGGTCCGCGACGGCGCCCGCGGACACCGGCGCGCGGAACCTCCGTGTGATGAACAAGACCGGCACCAGAAGGGCGGCGGGCAGGAGGAAGGCGATCCCGAGGCCGGGTGCGTCGGCGAGGAGCCCGAGCATGACCGCCCCGAGGACTGCACCGGCGTAGTTGAAGAGGTTGACCCGGGCGATGATCTCGTCGCTGCGCGCCGGTGAGAGGGCGCCCGCCGACGTGAAGGCGAGCGGCACCAGCGCACCGACGGCGACACCGGCGAGCGCGAACCCGATGACGGCGGCGATGGGGAGGGGCAGGGCCGCGACGAGCGCGCAGCCCGCGACCGAGACCGCCGTGGCGACGGTGACCACCCGGGCGCGGCCGAACCGGCCGGCGGCGCGGTCGGTCACCAGGCGCGTGACGAGGATGGCGGCCTGGTAGGCCGCGTAGCCGATGGGTGCCAGCGCCGCGGTGGCGAGCAGGTCGTCCTGCAGGTAGACGGTGCTCCACGTCGAGACGGCCGAGTCGACGGTGAAGGCGGCGAGGATGACGACGCCGAACAGCCAGACGCCGCGCCGGGGGAGCGGTGTGCGGGCATGCGCCCCGATCGGCGCGGCGGCCCGGGCGGGGTCGAAGACCCGGAGCCCCCAGGCGGCGACCGTGACCGCCAGCAGGACCGACACGACGAGCGGTGCGATCACCGCAGCGCCGACGGCGGAGGCGCCGGCCACGACGACCGCACCGACGATCGCCGCAGCGGTGTACGCCGCGAAGTAGCCGCCCATGATGTCGCGGCCGTACCGGCGCTGCACGAGCACGCCCTGCATGGCACCGCCGGCATCGACCGCGCCCAGTCCCAGCCCGTACAGCCCGAATGCCCCGGCGAAGAGCAAGAACGCCGGATCGGGGAGGAGCACCGAGACGATGACGCTCACGAACGCCAGAGCCTCGACGGCAAGACCTGCCGCGAGCGCCACGCGACTCCCGCGCCACTTCGCCATGACATCGGCCCCGACCGATCCGAGCACCGCGGTGACGCACACGAGCAGCACCAGCAGCGAGACCGTCAGGTCGTCGATCCCCAGCCGATCCTTGAACGCCGGGAGCGAGGTGACCACGACGGCGTAGCCCAGACCCTGGGCCGCGTACGAGAGTGTCACCGCGACCCGCTCGCGTGCGGGGGCGGTGGGCGTGCTCACGCTCGGAGCATACTCGCCACTACCGGCCGCGCAGCACCGCCTGCTTGACCTCGGCGATCGCCTTGGTCACCTCGATGCCGCGGGGGCATGCCTCGGTGCAGTTGAACGTCGTGCGGCAGCGCCACACGCCTTCCTTGTCGTTGAGGATGTCCAGACGCACATCGCCCGCGTCGTCGCGCGAATCGAAGATGAAGCGGTGCGCGTTCACGATCGCCGCGGGGCCGAAGTACTGTCCGTCGGTCCAGAACACCGGGCACGAGGACGTGCAGGCCGCGCACAGGATGCACTTGGTCGTGTCGTCGAAGACCTCGCGGTCGACGATCGACTGGATGCGCTCCTTGCCCTTCTCCGGCGTGGAGTTCGCGATCAGGAACGGCTGCACCTCGCGGTAGGAGGCGAAAAACGGCTCCATGTCGACGATGAGGTCCTTCTCCAGCGGCAGACCCTTGATCGCCTCGACGTAGATCGGCTGCGAGATGTCGAGGTCCTTGATGAGCGTCTTGCACGCCAGACGATTGCGACCGTTGATGCGCATCGCGTCCGACCCGCAGATGCCGTGCGCGCACGAACGGCGGAAGGTGAGCGAGCCGTCGACCTCCCACTTGATCTTGTGGAGGGCATCGAGCACGCGATCGGTCGAGTAGAGCTCGACGTCGTAATCGACCCAGCGGGGCTCTTCGTCGACCTCGGGATCGAAGCGACGGATGATGAAGGTGACGAGGAACGACT is a window from the Microbacterium lacus genome containing:
- a CDS encoding YihY/virulence factor BrkB family protein, whose translation is MSHERADTEVRDPRAAAKHAAREEETLRERWEATQESFRERFDEPLQTATKLTQATLSWFPVRVWRHFLINNGFLLGAGISYQALFAIFAAVYVAFAITGIWLGGNEDAVNAMIGVINNYVPNLISASGVITPEQVQDIVSQTTGVLGVTGLIALITVIWTAIGWVTYSRRGVRDMFGLPPDRRSYVLLKARDLVAATIFGAALIVGAALTWVSSWLLSVILSMLGVQLDRGALSTSIGIGSVIVSFALNSTALAALFRFLTGTELQWRTIWPGALLGGGALTILQFGAGLLLSYTPSNPLLATFALFVGLLLWFKISGIIMLVAAAWIAVATRDKDIPLLLPTEAERIAAEHKALLLAAQVRLRTAREARDSAPWWRIWRADLALREAEEELAAVQDSAPALPPPSKRALRAERKIADRP
- a CDS encoding MFS transporter yields the protein MSTPTAPARERVAVTLSYAAQGLGYAVVVTSLPAFKDRLGIDDLTVSLLVLLVCVTAVLGSVGADVMAKWRGSRVALAAGLAVEALAFVSVIVSVLLPDPAFLLFAGAFGLYGLGLGAVDAGGAMQGVLVQRRYGRDIMGGYFAAYTAAAIVGAVVVAGASAVGAAVIAPLVVSVLLAVTVAAWGLRVFDPARAAAPIGAHARTPLPRRGVWLFGVVILAAFTVDSAVSTWSTVYLQDDLLATAALAPIGYAAYQAAILVTRLVTDRAAGRFGRARVVTVATAVSVAGCALVAALPLPIAAVIGFALAGVAVGALVPLAFTSAGALSPARSDEIIARVNLFNYAGAVLGAVMLGLLADAPGLGIAFLLPAALLVPVLFITRRFRAPVSAGAVADRAGRDAASVDR
- a CDS encoding succinate dehydrogenase iron-sulfur subunit; the protein is MSTALVDPGTIDKIEEEAAADTGIQSFLVTFIIRRFDPEVDEEPRWVDYDVELYSTDRVLDALHKIKWEVDGSLTFRRSCAHGICGSDAMRINGRNRLACKTLIKDLDISQPIYVEAIKGLPLEKDLIVDMEPFFASYREVQPFLIANSTPEKGKERIQSIVDREVFDDTTKCILCAACTSSCPVFWTDGQYFGPAAIVNAHRFIFDSRDDAGDVRLDILNDKEGVWRCRTTFNCTEACPRGIEVTKAIAEVKQAVLRGR